Genomic window (Rosa chinensis cultivar Old Blush chromosome 6, RchiOBHm-V2, whole genome shotgun sequence):
GTCGATTGTGGGTCACATTGGCTATCTGGGGAAATGCAAGGCTTCAGTGGCCATTGTTGAGATCTATGGCTTGTACGTTGTAGATGGTACAGGTAGGTGCACCTGGTGAGAAAGTATTTGATGCGTCTTATTGGTCATCTAAGAAGATGGaacctcttttatttttttcttttacataaGCAAGTCGGACTCTTTTTGCAACAaatacaagagaaaaaaaagtacTATGAACATGAAGTTACAGCTACTAACCATAACCAGAAATAAAGTTAGGGAACTAAGAAAAGTAGCATGATGACACGTCTTGACCATAAAGACTAGCAATAAAATGAGGGGGTGAACACCACCAAATAAAACTAATATTAGTGGCACCATAATTAGCAAGCTTATGGATAATACGGTGAACCTCTATCTTCACCCTTTCCCCAATAACCAATCATGTAATGACAtacatatttttaatttttcagggttaaatctgtcaaaaattttaattttggttAACAAAATCTcatctcttaataatagtataaatgAGATACCTTAAAAACTACGGAAGAAGTATAATGCAAACAGTTAAACCACACCATCCTTAACCTCCAAGGGATAAAGTTAGGTGATTTTAAATAGTTTACTACAACAGTCGAGTCCGTCTCAAGCCAAAAATTGATCCAACCTCTTGCCCAAGCTGCGCTTAATGCTTCAATGACCGCGAAACTCTAGACTCCACCGCATTGAGCCATTGACTGAGACACTATGAGGATACGGTCATATAAATAAGCCTTCAGAGTCCCTGAAGATCCCATCGAAGCCTATTACATGGAGGCCTGTAAAAGAGCCGTCCGTATTCAATTTCAACCATCCAAAAGGGGGAGTTTGCAACAAATTGGTATGAAATTTGGTGCCTTAATTCAAAGGGGAGAAATCTAGTCTCAATTCTCAATTTTCTTTGACCAGTTAGGCTAACCAAAAGAatatttccttatttttgaATCTTCACAAGTTTCCTAgttgtatttttttctttcagtaaACACAATAATATTTTCCCCACCCCATCAGTCCCAAGATGCATCTAGCAAATCAGAGGGCCACGATGTCAGTTATTCCAAATAACCAATAGGTCACAGTTCACCAACTTTTCTAGttatatttcatttttaaaCATGAGTAAATAAAGTCAAAATAATTATACGAATGTGTAACTTTaactttattttttaattaaatgaatgaaatttaaaaaaagaataagTACTTGTTGGTGAACAACTGAACATATTTCTCTAATGTTCACGTGTTcaataaaaaaacaataaaaaaaattaaaaaaaaaacaaaggagagTTTTCCTAGTTGCATAAGataggaagaaaaataaataaaagaaagaaaagcagaaGTTATAGGCGGTGGAATGAACGGCTTCTTCTGGACCGTTGATATTACCGTTCAACATATTATCTTACACTACTTGCTCTCTCCATATGTATAACAAGCTCCAGCTCTACCCTGCAAAAAACCGAAACCTACTGTCTCTActccctctccttctctttctcttgtttGGCGCCACAAACACTTTGAcaggtctctctctcattctctgtTTAGTTTTCTTGGTATCAGATTTCGgcccttgttttctttttgtgtttAGTTATGAACTCAGTTATGAGGTTTGTGGTTTTACAAAGAAcagttctttttcttgttttgactCTACTTCTGTACTTCATAAGCAAGTTAGTAGTCTTCTTAGTTCTATATAGGTGTGGTTAAGTGAGAATCTTAGTATAGGAAGTGCACATTGGTCTTGAGAGGGCTCTTTATTGGATTTTGGTTTGTTTTAGTGTACAATTCCTTTTGAACTTTGGTGGGTTtctggaaaaaaataaaattgatgtcAATGTGTTATGTTTCAATCTGAGCAAGTGTTCCTTAACTTTGATGTCATACGTGCGTTAGTGAAACCCCTCTAACTAGTTTTTGGTTGGGCTTGCTGTTCAATTCAAATTTGATAACTTATaccaagaaggtcttatcaatggGCGTTTGAGCTCAGAGCTTTTGTTCAATTGAGAACCATTATGTGTtttcaagtttttatttttttatttttatttgttattattattattttaatgaaCCGTCATGCTCCATTGTTACTCATATTAGATTCTTTTGCTTGTCTTAATCTTTTAGGATTGCAAATTTGCTATACCATGGAGACTAGGGAAACCAGTGCTGCTTCAACTCAGgtctctttctctttccctcTCTCCATATGTTTATGCGTATCCTAATTATATAGTATCATTCGTGTCTTAGTTTCAGCCTCTTAGCTGCCTTTCATCATTCAAAACTTTAGTAGGTTTCATAAAGTACATTCATAAATTTGTTGTGCAATAGCTGATTCTTGCATTGATAGAGTAAATAACTTACTGTATATATAGATGGATGCATTTTTATAACCCACTAATGTAAATGGTCAGGGTGTGGCATTAGAAATTCAAGATAAAGAAGAAAGGGTTCTCAATGAGAAGGACTTGGAACCAATGACACCAATGACAACAACTAAGGAAGGCTCAGTAGACATTGAGTTGGTAGGCAATAGAGTTGCAGATAGCGAAAAGGATACTTCTTTTTCTGGAAATAGTGGTGACGGTGTTTCACAGGGGTAATCGTAGTTCCTTTGTACCCGGCTAAGATAGCCCCTCTGGTCCCATATCAGCTTATCCTGATCTTCCCTAACATGTATTTATTTCTTACTATTTACATGTTTCATCAATCATTAAGTTTAAATTATTCTACACAGTGCTGCAGGCAGAGGCGAGGATTCATCAGATGAGAATGCTGACACTAACCGAGTATGTCACttatataattttcttatttttaaaaCGTTTGTTGTTTGGTTACTTGTACGCCTTACCTGGCAGATTAATACTATTTTCTAATGAGATCGTGGGGCTTACTGAGAAGCATTGTATATCATTTGGTTTTGGACATGATGATTTTACTAATATGGCACACCCTTCAATTTATTCCAGGATTTTTCTGCAATTCAAAAGCAAATTTTTAACCAGATGGGGGCAGTTCAGAATAATTCTAGAGTCCTTTACAGTGCCACGGATAcaaatttgaaattgttgaaTATTGAGGTAAACATGCCTGAAACTCATCCGAATTCGGGACTGGACCTGAATGTATCCAGTGCTCATGCCATACGCACAGAGGTAAGGCAACATGGATCTGGTTAACTCTAGTGGCTTCAGCAATGATGCTTGAGTGAGAAATCATGCATATGAAGTGGATGtacaaatataaaaaagaaattgTGCAGCCGTTTCTACAGTTTGATCTCATGTTTAAAAGACCTAGATAGAATATTAGAATCCCTAGACAATACCAATGTTGCTCATGCTCAATTTCGACTTTAGAATTGTTGATCCCTAACGGAGACTAGCTTATGCATCAGTacttatatttttgttttttggataGCTCATTGATGTTTGAGATGATTATCATGTTCACATTGTTAAGTTATTTTTTGTATCTTACTCTTCATGAGGATTTATGTACAATTGTCGCTCAACCTAGATTAGAATATGGCACACATGATTAATAGGCATGCAAGATGGTCTGTTTATAACAATATAAAGATATAAGTTACAGGAACATTAGGATTGTTTTACCATGTTTATCTATGTATCAGTGATAATACTGTGTTCTATTATTTGAACCGATGGTCCCATGGGCTGCCCATCATTTTGGTGAAGTTAAAATACTTCAGCGCCCTGCCAACTTTGTTAGTCACTTCCATTGAGTGGTATATGCTCTCTTTTGCTTTAACAGGAAGATCACGAccggagaagaagagaaaagagaaagcagTCTAATAGGGAGTCAGCTAAGAGGTCAAGATTCCGTAGGCAGGTAATAAATATCATCAGCCTTTCAGGTACaaatgtgtgtgtatgtatgcATGAGTTTGAGTGTGTGCATATATGTAATTTGTAGAGGTTCTTTCCTTGT
Coding sequences:
- the LOC112173664 gene encoding G-box-binding factor 1, translated to MYNKLQLYPAKNRNLLSLLPLLLFLLFGATNTLTGLQICYTMETRETSAASTQGVALEIQDKEERVLNEKDLEPMTPMTTTKEGSVDIELVGNRVADSEKDTSFSGNSGDGVSQGAAGRGEDSSDENADTNRDFSAIQKQIFNQMGAVQNNSRVLYSATDTNLKLLNIEVNMPETHPNSGLDLNVSSAHAIRTEEDHDRRRREKRKQSNRESAKRSRFRRQQECEKLRETAAMLNGEISELPNELRRLSEECGKLDEENSSLIDEMEKMYGPDAVADLRAVKVNSSDDGSNSIESKTPSRDNSTSPTPSHRKETSPTPPEPRLFGVSLRPNLADCLHSSKVQ